The following coding sequences are from one Hippopotamus amphibius kiboko isolate mHipAmp2 chromosome 9, mHipAmp2.hap2, whole genome shotgun sequence window:
- the PSPH gene encoding phosphoserine phosphatase, with product MVSHSELRKLFCSADAVCFDVDSTVIREEGIDELAKFCGVEDAVSEMTRRAMGGAVPFKAALTERLALIQPSREQVQRLIAEHPPHLTPGIRELVSRLQERNVQVFLISGGFRSIVEYVASKLNIPSTNVFANRLKFYFNGAYAGFDETQPTAESGGKGKVIKFLKEKFHFKKIIMIGDGATDMEACPPADAFIGFGGNVIRQQVKDNAEWYITDFVELLGELEE from the exons ATGGTCTCCCATTCAGAGTTGAGGAAACTTTTCTGTTCAGCTGATGCAGTGTGCTTTGATGTTGATAGCACGGTCATCAGAGAAGAAGGAATTGATGAGCTGGCCAAATTCTGTGGAGTTGAGGATGCTGTGTCAGAAAT GACACGGCGAGCCATGGGCGGGGCAGTGCCTTTCAAGGCTGCCCTCACAGAGCGCTTAGCTCTGATCCAGCCCTCCAGGGAACAGGTGCAGAGGCTCATAGCAGAGCACCCCCCACACCTGACCCCCGGCATCAG GGAGCTAGTAAGTCGCCTACAAGAGCGAAATGTTCAAGTTTTCCTAATATCTGGTGGCTTTAGGAGCATTGTGGAGTATGTTGCTTCAAAGCTCAACATCCCATCAACCAATGTATTTGCCAACAGGCTGAAATTCTACTTTAATG GTGCATATGCAGGCTTTGATGAGACACAGCCAACAGCCGAATCTGGTGGGAAAGGAaaagttattaaatttttaaaggaaaaatttcattttaagaaaataatcatgaTTGGAGATGGAGCCACAGACATGGAAGCCTGTCCTCCTGCT GATGCTTTCATTGGATTTGGAGGAAATGTGATCAGGCAGCAAGTAAAGGACAACGCAGAATGGTACATCACTGATTTTGTAGAGCTTTTGGGAGAACTGGAAGAATAA